A DNA window from Tachysurus vachellii isolate PV-2020 chromosome 20, HZAU_Pvac_v1, whole genome shotgun sequence contains the following coding sequences:
- the LOC132863088 gene encoding C2 domain-containing protein 2 isoform X2, which produces MVSLQWSCLVTLFLASVVTLIIYLMLYFGVLWRGTRAGRETCKEADRLLSWLLELKSWRTEWRRTWIRALNQHNHCITQGEIQLVFEEDGVHSSELSVHHISSFNRSPGLKVVQCEVIGDKMQFSLHTCPNSSSTHPLLRYNAKISPLQLQLDLQMTEVDGEVQITWGLEQLDLMHLQLTPSYTQGESVCVSEAVVKRRLQQVLCETRATVTLSSRTAQPTELKEVRNRISEVSSPPKPPRAHQWKLLVKNIRVTYSQENGAAGSVSPQCVLQLDDPPQKLSTSVLSNTSEPVWDQPFIFELSGRSKELNIQLVDHGRPPASCVLGQVCVPFNLVQRSPRGQHTFTLINTHHVIGSLTTELSYLEPSEVRTWQPPTPAPTKRVEMDRTVMPCGTVVTTVTAVRSRPGRSLPTESIKPPTKAKLTERRVSEQPSVLGAKVSKALSSSDTELLMLNGTDPVAEAAIRQLYESAKQKLKSPVKKSTIIISGVAKAPLSQDEEMTLMAGYAAAMDASLAETPESTRRATETLSEHSVSDATDPLEGPSGADWESQTGEESDKASLSLCVSDIGSKKGKGAGSRGRSRG; this is translated from the exons ATGGTGTCGCTGCAGTGGTCGTGTCTGGTAACGCTGTTCCTCGCCTCAGTGGTGACTTTAATCATCTATTTAATGCTGTATTTCGGTGTTTTATGGCGCGGGACACGGGCCGGACGGGAGACGTGTAAGGAGGCGGACCGGCTGCTGAGCTGGTTACTGGAGCTGAAGAGCTGGAGGACGGAGTGGAGGAGAACCTGGATCCGAGCCCTCAACCAGCACAACCACTGCattacacag ggAGAGATCCAGCTGGTGTTTGAGGAGGATGGTGTTCACTCGTCAGAACTCAGCGTGCACCACATCTCTAGCTTTAACAGATCACCTGGACTGAAG gtTGTGCAGTGTGAGGTGATTGGAgacaaaatgcagttttctcTCCACACTTGTCCGAACTCAAGCTCTACACACCCTCTTCTGAGATACAATGCAAAAATCTCACCCCTACAGctgcag CTGGACCTGCAGATGACAGAGGTAGATGGAGAAGTTCAGATTACATGGGGACTGGAACAGCTGGACCTGATGCACCTGCAGCTCACACCCAgttacacacag ggagaatcagtgtgtgtgagtgaagcaGTAGTGAAGCGCAGGCTGCAGCAGGTTCTGTGTGAAACCCGAGCCACAGTGACTCTGAGCAGCAGGACTGCACAGCCTACAGAGCTGAAG GAAGTGAGGAACAGGATTTCAGAGGTCTCTTCTCCACCTAAACCTCCTCGTGCTCACCAGTGGAAACTCTTAGTGAAGAACATCCGGGTCACGTATAGCCAGGAGAATGGAGCTGCAG gtaGTGTAAGTCCTCAGTGTGTTCTACAGTTAGATGATCCTCCTCAGAAATTGTCCACCTCAGTGCTGAGTAACACGAGTGAGCCGGTGTGGGATCAGCCCTTTATCTT tgAACTCAGCGGCAGGTCGAAGGAGCTGAACATCCAGCTGGTGGATCATGGGAGACCTCCAGCGA GCTGTGTGCTCGGACAGGTGTGTGTACCATTTAATCTGGTTCAGAGGAGCCCGAGAGgacaacacacattcacactgatcaacacacaccatgtaatCGGATCACTGACTACTGAG TTGTCGTACCTGGAGCCGAGTGAAGTGCGCACTTGGCAGCCCCCTACTCCGGCACCTACCAAGAGAGTGGAGATGGATAGGACGGTGATGCCATGTGGTACCGTCGTCACCACTGTCACTGCAGTGAGGAGTAGACCAGGACGTTCGCTTCCAACAG AATCAATAAAACCTCCAACCAAAGCCAAGCTGACGGAGAGGCGGGTGTCTGAGCAGCCTTCAGTGCTGGGAGCTAAAGTCAGCAAAGCCTTATCTTCTTCagatacag AGCTCCTGATGCTGAACGGGACCGACCCGGTGGCCGAGGCTGCGATCAGACAGCTGTACGAGTCGGCTAAGCAGAAACTCAAATCTCCTGTCAAAAAGAGCACCATCATCATCTCTGGAGTGGcaaag GCCCCGCTGTCTCAGGACGAGGAGATGACTCTGATGGCTGGATACGCCGCTGCCATGGACGCCTCCTTGGCCGAGACGCCCGAGAGCACGAGGCGCGCAACAGAGACGCTCTCTGAGCACAGCGTCTCGGATGCGACCGATCCGTTAGAAGGTCCGAGCGGAGCGGACTGGGAGAGTCAGACGGGGGAGGAATCAGACAAAGCCTCGCtttccctctgtgtctctgacaTCGGATCTAAAAAGGGGAAAG GCGCCGGCAGCAGAGGAAGGAGCCGGGGATGA
- the LOC132863088 gene encoding C2 domain-containing protein 2 isoform X1: MVSLQWSCLVTLFLASVVTLIIYLMLYFGVLWRGTRAGRETCKEADRLLSWLLELKSWRTEWRRTWIRALNQHNHCITQGEIQLVFEEDGVHSSELSVHHISSFNRSPGLKVVQCEVIGDKMQFSLHTCPNSSSTHPLLRYNAKISPLQLQLDLQMTEVDGEVQITWGLEQLDLMHLQLTPSYTQGESVCVSEAVVKRRLQQVLCETRATVTLSSRTAQPTELKEVRNRISEVSSPPKPPRAHQWKLLVKNIRVTYSQENGAAGSVSPQCVLQLDDPPQKLSTSVLSNTSEPVWDQPFIFELSGRSKELNIQLVDHGRPPASCVLGQVCVPFNLVQRSPRGQHTFTLINTHHVIGSLTTELSYLEPSEVRTWQPPTPAPTKRVEMDRTVMPCGTVVTTVTAVRSRPGRSLPTESIKPPTKAKLTERRVSEQPSVLGAKVSKALSSSDTELLMLNGTDPVAEAAIRQLYESAKQKLKSPVKKSTIIISGVAKAPLSQDEEMTLMAGYAAAMDASLAETPESTRRATETLSEHSVSDATDPLEGPSGADWESQTGEESDKASLSLCVSDIGSKKGKGSFLHKGVRLFFRRRQQRKEPGMSQSHNDLQYLEQAEERRTATFKRIINRKLLHKHKSKANGVQTSDHTG, encoded by the exons ATGGTGTCGCTGCAGTGGTCGTGTCTGGTAACGCTGTTCCTCGCCTCAGTGGTGACTTTAATCATCTATTTAATGCTGTATTTCGGTGTTTTATGGCGCGGGACACGGGCCGGACGGGAGACGTGTAAGGAGGCGGACCGGCTGCTGAGCTGGTTACTGGAGCTGAAGAGCTGGAGGACGGAGTGGAGGAGAACCTGGATCCGAGCCCTCAACCAGCACAACCACTGCattacacag ggAGAGATCCAGCTGGTGTTTGAGGAGGATGGTGTTCACTCGTCAGAACTCAGCGTGCACCACATCTCTAGCTTTAACAGATCACCTGGACTGAAG gtTGTGCAGTGTGAGGTGATTGGAgacaaaatgcagttttctcTCCACACTTGTCCGAACTCAAGCTCTACACACCCTCTTCTGAGATACAATGCAAAAATCTCACCCCTACAGctgcag CTGGACCTGCAGATGACAGAGGTAGATGGAGAAGTTCAGATTACATGGGGACTGGAACAGCTGGACCTGATGCACCTGCAGCTCACACCCAgttacacacag ggagaatcagtgtgtgtgagtgaagcaGTAGTGAAGCGCAGGCTGCAGCAGGTTCTGTGTGAAACCCGAGCCACAGTGACTCTGAGCAGCAGGACTGCACAGCCTACAGAGCTGAAG GAAGTGAGGAACAGGATTTCAGAGGTCTCTTCTCCACCTAAACCTCCTCGTGCTCACCAGTGGAAACTCTTAGTGAAGAACATCCGGGTCACGTATAGCCAGGAGAATGGAGCTGCAG gtaGTGTAAGTCCTCAGTGTGTTCTACAGTTAGATGATCCTCCTCAGAAATTGTCCACCTCAGTGCTGAGTAACACGAGTGAGCCGGTGTGGGATCAGCCCTTTATCTT tgAACTCAGCGGCAGGTCGAAGGAGCTGAACATCCAGCTGGTGGATCATGGGAGACCTCCAGCGA GCTGTGTGCTCGGACAGGTGTGTGTACCATTTAATCTGGTTCAGAGGAGCCCGAGAGgacaacacacattcacactgatcaacacacaccatgtaatCGGATCACTGACTACTGAG TTGTCGTACCTGGAGCCGAGTGAAGTGCGCACTTGGCAGCCCCCTACTCCGGCACCTACCAAGAGAGTGGAGATGGATAGGACGGTGATGCCATGTGGTACCGTCGTCACCACTGTCACTGCAGTGAGGAGTAGACCAGGACGTTCGCTTCCAACAG AATCAATAAAACCTCCAACCAAAGCCAAGCTGACGGAGAGGCGGGTGTCTGAGCAGCCTTCAGTGCTGGGAGCTAAAGTCAGCAAAGCCTTATCTTCTTCagatacag AGCTCCTGATGCTGAACGGGACCGACCCGGTGGCCGAGGCTGCGATCAGACAGCTGTACGAGTCGGCTAAGCAGAAACTCAAATCTCCTGTCAAAAAGAGCACCATCATCATCTCTGGAGTGGcaaag GCCCCGCTGTCTCAGGACGAGGAGATGACTCTGATGGCTGGATACGCCGCTGCCATGGACGCCTCCTTGGCCGAGACGCCCGAGAGCACGAGGCGCGCAACAGAGACGCTCTCTGAGCACAGCGTCTCGGATGCGACCGATCCGTTAGAAGGTCCGAGCGGAGCGGACTGGGAGAGTCAGACGGGGGAGGAATCAGACAAAGCCTCGCtttccctctgtgtctctgacaTCGGATCTAAAAAGGGGAAAG GCAGCTTCCTCCATAAGGGTGTGCGGCTGTTTTTCAGGCGCCGGCAGCAGAGGAAGGAGCCGGGGATGAGTCAGTCCCATAACGACCTGCAGTACCTGGAGCAGGCAGAGGAGAGACGCACAGCCACCTTCAAGCGCATCATCAACCGCAAACTGCTGCACAAACACAAGAGCAAAGCCAACGGCGTCCAAACGTCAGACCACACTGgctaa